A region from the Aquimarina sp. ERC-38 genome encodes:
- a CDS encoding MBL fold metallo-hydrolase, which yields MKLYPIEAGNFKLDGGAMFGVVPKSIWQKTNPADQNNQIPLATRCLLIENGDQLILIDTGMGNKQSEKFYGYYHLWGDFSLLSSLKKAGFHPDDITDVFLTHLHFDHCGGAIITNNNGSLQPLFKNAKYWSNQAHWQWAIAPNPREKASFLKENILPIEESGQLHLIDPVKGSFIENTALNFGVTFVNGHTDKQMLPHIQYKDKVIVFVADLLPTVGHIPLPYVMSYDIRPLVTVDEKKEFLEKAADQNWYLFLEHDAHHEIITVKRTDRGIRLHETYTCNEIFN from the coding sequence ATGAAACTATATCCCATTGAAGCCGGAAACTTTAAGCTTGACGGAGGTGCTATGTTTGGCGTAGTTCCCAAAAGCATTTGGCAAAAAACTAATCCCGCAGACCAAAATAATCAGATACCCCTGGCTACCCGGTGCCTATTGATAGAAAATGGTGATCAGCTTATCCTGATTGATACCGGTATGGGCAATAAACAATCCGAAAAATTCTACGGGTATTACCACCTTTGGGGAGACTTTTCTTTACTGTCCTCTTTAAAGAAAGCTGGTTTTCATCCTGATGATATTACGGATGTGTTCCTAACCCACTTACATTTTGATCATTGTGGGGGTGCTATTATAACTAATAATAACGGTAGTTTACAGCCATTATTTAAAAATGCGAAGTACTGGAGCAATCAGGCACATTGGCAGTGGGCAATAGCACCTAATCCACGGGAAAAAGCTTCTTTCTTAAAAGAAAATATTTTACCCATAGAAGAAAGTGGTCAATTACATTTAATTGATCCAGTTAAAGGTAGTTTTATCGAAAACACGGCATTGAACTTTGGTGTGACTTTTGTTAATGGTCATACGGATAAGCAAATGTTGCCTCATATTCAGTATAAAGATAAAGTAATTGTTTTTGTAGCAGACTTATTACCTACGGTGGGTCATATTCCATTACCCTATGTGATGAGTTACGATATTCGACCTTTAGTAACAGTTGATGAGAAAAAAGAATTTTTAGAAAAAGCTGCGGATCAAAATTGGTATTTATTTCTTGAACATGATGCGCACCACGAAATTATAACGGTAAAACGAACCGATAGAGGAATACGCTTACATGAAACCTATACTTGTAACGAAATATTTAATTAA
- a CDS encoding endonuclease/exonuclease/phosphatase family protein, whose protein sequence is MSPKLVSIICLIVVKFAAISQREHAYRIHTVAFYNLENLFDIYDNPITFDNDRTPEGTDHWTLEKYQHKVTNLAKVISEIGVEKARNSPILIGLAEVENRKVLEDLVNELTLKPFQYQIIHYDSPDRRGVDVALLYQPKYFKFKKSRTYELKLYDENDLSKRIYTRDQLVVSGYLENELIYIIVNHWPSRRGGEARSSYKREQAARLNLRIMDSIFDIDPYAKIITMGDFNDDPNNKSITKILKAKYNKNNVRLRELYNPMAKLHKKGIGSLAYGDSWNLFDQLIFSKSFVDKDFTTYQLYKTAIFNPLYLSNTSGKYKGYPFRSMVGHRFTGGYSDHYPVYSYLIKRVD, encoded by the coding sequence GTGTCCCCGAAATTAGTTTCTATTATTTGTTTAATCGTCGTAAAATTCGCGGCTATAAGCCAGCGTGAACATGCTTATCGGATTCATACCGTAGCATTTTATAACCTGGAAAACCTTTTTGATATCTACGATAATCCTATCACCTTTGATAACGACCGAACCCCCGAAGGTACGGATCACTGGACGCTAGAAAAATATCAGCATAAAGTAACAAACCTGGCAAAAGTCATTTCAGAAATCGGGGTAGAAAAGGCACGAAATAGTCCTATTTTGATAGGTTTGGCAGAAGTTGAAAATCGGAAGGTATTAGAAGATCTAGTAAATGAGCTAACTTTAAAACCTTTTCAATATCAGATCATACATTATGACTCTCCGGACCGCAGGGGGGTTGATGTAGCTTTGTTATACCAACCTAAGTATTTTAAATTCAAAAAATCCCGTACGTACGAACTAAAGTTGTATGATGAAAATGATCTTTCTAAACGCATTTATACACGGGATCAGTTGGTTGTCAGTGGATACTTAGAAAATGAACTGATCTATATTATTGTGAACCATTGGCCTTCCAGAAGGGGTGGTGAAGCGCGGAGTAGTTATAAACGAGAACAAGCTGCCCGATTGAACCTTCGGATTATGGACTCTATTTTTGACATAGATCCTTACGCCAAAATTATTACTATGGGCGACTTTAATGATGATCCCAATAATAAAAGTATTACTAAAATCCTAAAAGCTAAATACAATAAAAACAATGTTAGGCTTCGCGAATTGTATAATCCGATGGCAAAACTTCATAAAAAGGGTATTGGTTCCCTAGCTTATGGAGATAGTTGGAACCTTTTTGATCAATTAATTTTTTCCAAAAGTTTTGTTGACAAAGATTTTACTACCTATCAGTTATATAAAACTGCCATTTTTAATCCTTTGTACTTATCTAATACTTCCGGAAAATATAAAGGCTATCCTTTTCGAAGTATGGTTGGACATCGTTTTACCGGAGGCTATAGCGATCATTATCCAGTGTATTCGTATTTAATTAAGCGGGTGGATTGA
- the rnpA gene encoding ribonuclease P protein component: MKATFSKKEKLKSTKEIELLFQEGQSLKKFPVLLVYRESSDGKEIGIKAAVSVSKKKFKRAVDRNRIKRLLREAYRLQKAEVLNECTRSYSLMLIYIGKEMPDYHFLSKKINFLLNAFAEKVK, translated from the coding sequence ATGAAAGCTACTTTTTCTAAAAAAGAAAAATTAAAAAGTACTAAAGAAATTGAGCTTCTGTTTCAGGAAGGACAAAGTTTAAAAAAATTTCCGGTGCTTTTGGTATATCGGGAAAGTTCAGATGGTAAAGAAATTGGTATTAAAGCAGCGGTTTCGGTAAGTAAAAAGAAATTTAAAAGAGCCGTAGACAGGAATCGTATTAAACGCTTGTTACGAGAAGCATACCGATTACAAAAAGCAGAAGTTTTAAACGAATGTACCAGAAGTTATTCGCTTATGTTAATTTATATTGGTAAAGAAATGCCCGATTATCATTTTCTATCAAAAAAGATAAATTTTCTTTTAAATGCTTTTGCAGAAAAAGTAAAGTAA
- a CDS encoding S41 family peptidase — protein MKKKIVLLSAIVGIAISTVSFKSDFFEIAKQIEIFTTMFKEINMNYVDETNPAELIETAINAMLDDLDPYTKYWNEQDVEASKIRNAGEYTGIGATVNTTKDKIVIVEPYKDYPTDKAGLKAGDEIIKIGDITVSDFKEDAGELLKGASGTTVDITYIRQGETKNTVLTREEIEVKAVPFYTLLDDNTAYIVLSKFNSKASSETIEALNDLKAKGADKVILDLRGNPGGLLSEAINVTNIFVPKGELITTTKSSIEKYNKEYFTKNKPIDTEIPLVVLVNGRSASASEIVSGGIQDLDRGVVIGARSFGKGLVQRPKKLTYGTQIKITISRYYTPSGRCIQALDYWNRDKNNEATRIREQDFKAFTTKNGRTVYDGGGIQPDIEMETSKYSNITNTLLGSEAIFNFATKYYYSHPNMTMDKFKFTDNDYQKFKEFVKNANIKYDTKTEKALKDAFEISRKEKLDQAVKKQYDALLATIKSTKEKDLDTYKKEISTLLQDEIIKRIAYREGLYTYYVKNNPEIKKSKEVLSDANTYQKILKG, from the coding sequence ATGAAAAAGAAGATAGTATTGCTTTCCGCCATAGTTGGTATAGCGATCTCCACGGTAAGTTTTAAATCCGATTTTTTTGAAATTGCCAAACAGATAGAAATTTTTACTACCATGTTTAAAGAAATAAACATGAACTATGTAGACGAAACTAATCCGGCAGAACTGATTGAAACGGCTATTAATGCCATGCTAGATGACCTGGACCCATATACCAAATATTGGAATGAACAGGATGTAGAAGCTTCTAAAATTAGAAATGCCGGAGAATATACCGGGATAGGAGCTACGGTAAATACTACCAAGGATAAAATTGTGATCGTTGAACCCTATAAAGATTATCCTACGGACAAAGCCGGGTTAAAAGCCGGAGATGAAATTATCAAGATTGGAGATATCACTGTTTCGGATTTTAAAGAGGATGCCGGAGAGCTATTAAAAGGAGCTAGCGGTACCACTGTAGACATTACTTATATCCGACAAGGTGAAACTAAAAATACGGTATTAACCCGAGAAGAAATTGAAGTAAAAGCAGTTCCATTTTACACCTTGCTGGACGATAATACTGCATATATTGTGTTATCCAAATTTAATAGTAAAGCTTCTAGTGAAACTATTGAAGCCCTTAATGATTTAAAAGCAAAAGGGGCAGATAAAGTAATTTTAGACCTACGAGGTAATCCGGGAGGTTTGTTAAGTGAAGCTATTAATGTAACTAATATCTTTGTACCAAAAGGAGAACTGATTACTACTACTAAATCTTCTATAGAAAAATATAACAAAGAGTATTTTACAAAAAATAAGCCTATAGATACCGAAATTCCACTCGTTGTGTTAGTAAATGGTCGAAGTGCTTCTGCTAGTGAGATCGTCTCAGGAGGTATACAAGATTTAGATAGGGGAGTGGTGATTGGTGCCAGAAGTTTCGGAAAAGGCCTGGTACAACGCCCAAAAAAGCTTACCTACGGAACTCAGATTAAAATTACTATTTCCAGGTATTATACACCATCCGGAAGATGTATACAAGCCTTAGATTATTGGAACCGGGATAAAAATAACGAAGCTACCCGAATACGGGAACAGGACTTTAAGGCTTTTACCACTAAAAACGGAAGAACTGTTTATGACGGGGGAGGCATCCAACCGGATATTGAAATGGAAACGTCAAAATATAGCAATATCACCAATACCTTATTAGGTTCCGAAGCTATTTTCAATTTTGCCACTAAGTACTATTATAGCCATCCGAACATGACTATGGATAAATTTAAATTTACCGATAATGATTATCAAAAGTTTAAAGAATTTGTCAAGAATGCTAATATCAAATACGATACTAAAACGGAAAAAGCTTTAAAAGATGCCTTTGAAATTTCCAGAAAAGAAAAGCTAGACCAGGCGGTTAAAAAGCAATACGATGCACTATTAGCTACCATTAAAAGTACTAAAGAAAAAGATTTGGATACGTATAAAAAAGAAATTAGTACGTTGTTACAAGATGAAATTATTAAGCGTATTGCCTATCGAGAAGGTTTGTATACGTATTATGTAAAAAATAACCCCGAAATTAAAAAGAGTAAAGAAGTTTTAAGTGATGCGAATACTTATCAGAAAATTTTAAAGGGTTAA
- a CDS encoding S8 family peptidase has product MNFRESIKRYILLSLLTLALIGCGSPAIISTPIESIDNIPLKITPLTSQELKTWGAGDLIKDTIPGMSVDRAYKEILKNKKGQTVIVGVIDSGTDIEHEDLKNVIWTNSGEIPGNNKDDDNNGYIDDIHGWNFLGDAENENLEYTRIIKKLGSKFEGKNISSINPEDTEDYQLYIEAKAKHAEEFQEASARKEQYEQIYEQTKGSHEKVTKLLGKEDYTLEELKQAYPKEPEMQQHVGLLMQMYGFLEPGESIPDFLKNIKEGITHFTEQLDYNLNLDFDGRAKVGDDVEDITDITYGNANVMGPDPKKKGIKHGTHVAGTIAAERNNGIGMDGIAKNVKIMAIRAVPNGDEYDKDIALAIRYAVDNGAKVINTSFGKYFSTHPEWVYDAIKYAAEKDVLIVNAAGNESEDLDKTAVYPNDQTSNTSEIADNFITVGALNYEYGSGLVANFSNYGKSNVDVFAPGVKIWATTPNNSYEFMQGTSMATPSVAGIAALIRSYYPKLKASQVKDIIINSGISTKSRVMVGGDLSEAKVFNELSKSGKMVNLYNALILAGKTSKS; this is encoded by the coding sequence ATGAATTTTAGAGAGTCCATAAAAAGATATATTTTACTTAGTTTACTTACGTTAGCTTTAATTGGTTGTGGGTCACCTGCAATCATTTCTACTCCTATTGAGAGCATTGATAATATTCCGCTTAAAATAACCCCCTTAACTTCACAAGAACTTAAAACTTGGGGAGCCGGAGATCTTATCAAAGATACCATTCCGGGAATGAGTGTAGACCGGGCTTATAAAGAAATTTTAAAAAATAAAAAAGGGCAAACCGTTATCGTGGGTGTCATTGATAGTGGTACTGATATTGAGCACGAAGACCTAAAAAATGTGATTTGGACAAATTCCGGCGAAATTCCGGGAAATAATAAGGATGATGACAATAATGGGTATATTGATGATATTCACGGATGGAATTTTTTAGGCGATGCTGAAAATGAAAACCTGGAATACACGCGTATTATTAAAAAGCTAGGGTCAAAATTCGAAGGAAAAAATATTTCTTCCATTAACCCTGAAGATACTGAAGATTACCAATTATATATCGAAGCTAAAGCAAAACATGCCGAAGAGTTCCAGGAAGCCTCCGCCAGAAAAGAACAATATGAACAAATCTATGAGCAAACTAAAGGCTCTCATGAAAAAGTGACTAAACTCTTAGGTAAAGAAGATTATACCCTGGAAGAACTGAAACAAGCTTATCCTAAAGAACCGGAAATGCAACAACATGTAGGTTTATTAATGCAGATGTATGGATTTTTAGAACCTGGTGAAAGCATTCCTGACTTTTTAAAAAATATTAAAGAAGGAATTACTCATTTTACTGAGCAATTGGATTATAATTTAAACCTGGATTTTGATGGTCGTGCAAAAGTGGGTGATGACGTAGAAGATATTACAGACATAACTTATGGTAATGCTAATGTGATGGGTCCGGATCCTAAAAAGAAAGGTATTAAGCATGGAACTCATGTGGCTGGCACTATTGCAGCAGAAAGAAATAATGGTATAGGAATGGATGGTATAGCTAAAAATGTGAAAATTATGGCGATCCGGGCGGTACCTAATGGAGACGAATACGATAAGGATATTGCCCTAGCAATTCGCTATGCCGTTGATAATGGTGCTAAGGTGATTAATACTAGTTTTGGTAAATATTTTTCAACGCATCCGGAATGGGTCTATGACGCTATAAAATATGCCGCAGAAAAAGATGTATTAATCGTAAATGCTGCGGGTAATGAGAGTGAAGATTTAGATAAAACGGCTGTTTATCCTAATGATCAAACATCGAATACTTCTGAAATTGCTGATAATTTTATTACTGTAGGTGCTTTAAATTACGAGTATGGATCCGGGCTGGTAGCTAATTTTTCAAATTACGGAAAATCAAACGTGGATGTTTTTGCACCTGGAGTCAAAATATGGGCAACAACACCTAATAATTCTTACGAATTTATGCAAGGTACGTCTATGGCTACTCCATCAGTTGCCGGTATTGCTGCATTGATCCGATCATATTATCCTAAGTTAAAAGCTTCACAAGTAAAAGATATCATTATTAATAGTGGTATTTCTACCAAATCGAGAGTGATGGTAGGTGGTGATTTATCCGAAGCCAAAGTTTTTAACGAATTATCAAAATCTGGTAAAATGGTGAATTTGTATAACGCCCTTATTCTAGCAGGAAAAACCTCAAAATCATAA
- a CDS encoding M1 family metallopeptidase produces the protein MNKFSFFICIICIQVWGQNNTSYWQQHVDYQMDVEVNVENYTYTGNQKLVYTNNSPDTLTTVFYHLYFNAFQPGSEMDVRSLSITDPDARVRDRISKLKPDEYGYLEIESIQQDGKVLKPEVSGTILEVPLNQPILPGQKTEFTLGFKGQVPLQIRRSGRNNKEGVALSMTQWYPKMVEYDFEGWHPNPYIGREFHGVWGNFDVKITIDSSYILGGSGYLQNANEIGEGYEKNGVKVKKKKGKTRTWHFIAPNVHDFAWGADPEFLHDKITATNGTELHFLYKNDDKIIENWKKLQPLTVKLLDYFNKNIGTYPYKQYSVIQGGDGGMEYAMCTLITGNRKFGSLVGVTAHELAHSWFQHILATNEAKHEWMDEGFTTYISTLAMDEVMKQNKPDPLAEMYQGYIKLATSNVEKPQTTHADRYDTNFAYGTSAYSKGGVFLAQLGYVIGEENLKKTIKQYFNTWKFKHPTPNDFKRIAENISGMQLDWYLTDWTKTTNVINYGIRSVTNNQDQAIVTLERIGSMPMPIDIMVTYQDDSQEYFYIPLQMMRGQKTNPFQNTKRTVLPDWAWAYPDYQFNIPTSVDNIKTIEIDPLHRMADVHKANNKAVQ, from the coding sequence ATGAACAAATTTTCATTTTTTATATGTATTATTTGTATACAAGTATGGGGTCAGAATAATACATCCTACTGGCAACAACATGTGGATTATCAAATGGATGTAGAGGTAAATGTTGAAAATTATACTTATACGGGTAATCAAAAGTTGGTGTATACAAATAATTCGCCAGATACGCTTACTACTGTTTTTTATCACTTGTACTTTAACGCCTTTCAACCTGGTAGCGAAATGGACGTAAGATCTTTATCTATTACTGATCCGGATGCCAGAGTACGAGATCGTATTAGCAAACTAAAACCGGACGAATACGGATACTTGGAAATTGAGAGTATACAACAGGATGGAAAGGTGCTGAAGCCTGAGGTATCCGGAACTATACTAGAAGTTCCATTAAACCAACCTATTTTACCAGGCCAAAAGACAGAATTTACTCTGGGTTTCAAAGGACAAGTACCTTTACAAATACGTAGGTCAGGACGAAATAATAAGGAAGGGGTTGCTTTGTCGATGACGCAATGGTATCCTAAAATGGTCGAATATGACTTTGAAGGATGGCATCCCAATCCTTACATCGGAAGAGAGTTTCATGGAGTTTGGGGTAATTTTGATGTAAAAATTACTATTGATTCCTCTTATATTTTAGGAGGGTCCGGATACCTGCAAAACGCAAATGAAATAGGTGAGGGGTACGAAAAAAATGGTGTTAAGGTCAAAAAGAAAAAAGGAAAAACCCGTACCTGGCATTTTATTGCCCCAAATGTTCACGATTTTGCCTGGGGAGCAGATCCTGAATTTTTACACGATAAAATTACCGCTACAAACGGAACGGAACTCCACTTTTTGTATAAAAATGATGATAAAATTATCGAGAACTGGAAAAAATTACAACCCTTAACCGTCAAGCTTCTTGATTATTTTAATAAAAACATTGGTACTTATCCCTATAAGCAGTATTCGGTGATCCAGGGTGGCGACGGAGGTATGGAATATGCAATGTGTACCCTAATTACCGGTAATAGAAAATTTGGTAGTCTGGTGGGTGTTACCGCACATGAACTGGCGCATTCCTGGTTTCAACATATTTTAGCAACAAACGAAGCTAAACATGAATGGATGGATGAAGGTTTTACTACCTATATTTCAACACTGGCTATGGACGAAGTAATGAAACAAAATAAACCGGATCCGTTAGCAGAGATGTACCAAGGCTATATTAAATTAGCTACCTCAAATGTAGAAAAACCTCAGACTACTCATGCAGATCGCTATGATACTAATTTTGCCTATGGTACTTCTGCGTATAGTAAAGGAGGTGTATTTTTAGCACAATTAGGATATGTGATAGGAGAAGAAAATCTTAAAAAAACTATTAAACAGTATTTTAATACCTGGAAATTTAAACACCCTACGCCTAATGATTTTAAGCGTATTGCAGAAAATATTTCGGGTATGCAATTGGATTGGTACTTAACGGATTGGACAAAAACGACTAATGTGATTAATTACGGGATTCGTTCTGTAACAAACAATCAGGATCAGGCGATTGTTACCTTAGAACGTATTGGTTCTATGCCTATGCCTATTGATATCATGGTAACCTATCAGGATGATAGCCAAGAATATTTTTACATTCCGTTGCAAATGATGAGGGGACAAAAAACAAATCCTTTTCAAAATACGAAGAGAACGGTTCTTCCGGATTGGGCCTGGGCATATCCCGATTATCAATTTAACATTCCAACTTCTGTTGATAATATTAAAACAATTGAAATTGATCCGTTACATAGAATGGCAGATGTACATAAAGCTAATAATAAGGCTGTTCAATAG
- a CDS encoding cation:proton antiporter: MVELSGIIILGILAQWVAWKFKIPAILPLILIGLLVGPISTLYTEDGTKLIQPIWNGENGLFPGQSLFYFVSLAISIILFEGGLTLRRGEILNVGPVILKLITVAVIITFFGAGFAAHFIFDLSWPISFLFSALIIVTGPTVITPILRNIPLKKDISAVLKWEGILIDPIGALFAVLVFEFISVGEGQAFTQTALLEFGKIVLFGFTFGFTFAHGLAFCIKKKVIPHYLLNVFTLATVLGVFVLSDTFAHESGLLSVVIMGMVLGNMELPNLDELLYFKESLSVLLISILFILLSANMNMVDLYRVYNWEAALLFACVVFIVRPLGVFLSSINSGLTYKEKLFISWVGPRGIVAAGIASLFGLRLAQEGEPGAEYITPLVFMIVLGTVLLNATTARLFAKLVGVFLYKSNGILMIGASKLSRMIALYLEENNRHVVLVDSNKNNVKKAKNLGLEAIEASIYNDQLKDNIELNDVGYLMALTGNSEINKFAIDKFREQFGENGSFRLISKEEMNDSTKNPAEALFSHTDDYNRLVDLTEKYPGILEIKIDDEQHYKSLLSLSYENEEMVPLFIKEGDKITILSASKKKKYKVKVTENCFLAYIGKPIDVEDVQRVVTTEVLDS, from the coding sequence ATGGTAGAATTATCAGGAATTATCATTCTAGGAATATTAGCACAATGGGTTGCCTGGAAATTTAAAATTCCGGCGATTTTACCTTTAATATTAATAGGTTTACTAGTTGGACCTATCTCTACGTTATATACAGAAGATGGTACTAAATTAATCCAACCGATCTGGAATGGAGAAAACGGTTTATTTCCGGGTCAAAGTTTATTTTATTTCGTATCGCTGGCAATTAGCATAATCTTATTTGAAGGAGGTCTTACATTAAGAAGGGGCGAGATACTTAACGTAGGACCGGTAATTCTAAAGTTAATTACAGTTGCTGTAATTATCACTTTTTTTGGAGCTGGATTTGCTGCTCATTTTATTTTTGATTTAAGTTGGCCGATTTCCTTTTTATTCTCAGCATTAATTATTGTGACGGGTCCAACGGTAATCACGCCTATTTTACGAAATATACCGTTAAAAAAAGATATTTCTGCGGTGTTAAAGTGGGAAGGGATATTAATTGACCCGATCGGAGCATTGTTTGCTGTATTGGTTTTTGAATTTATTAGTGTAGGAGAGGGGCAGGCCTTTACACAAACAGCACTGCTTGAATTTGGTAAAATTGTGTTGTTTGGATTTACCTTTGGATTTACCTTTGCTCATGGGTTGGCTTTTTGCATTAAGAAAAAAGTAATTCCGCATTACTTGTTAAACGTTTTTACGCTGGCAACAGTTTTAGGTGTTTTTGTATTATCTGATACTTTTGCTCATGAATCCGGATTACTATCTGTAGTAATTATGGGTATGGTCTTGGGAAATATGGAATTACCTAATCTGGATGAACTTTTATATTTTAAAGAATCGCTAAGTGTATTGCTAATTTCCATATTATTTATATTGCTTTCTGCAAATATGAATATGGTAGATTTATACCGGGTTTATAATTGGGAAGCCGCTTTATTATTTGCCTGCGTTGTTTTTATTGTACGACCGCTAGGTGTCTTTCTAAGTTCGATCAATTCCGGTTTAACCTATAAAGAAAAACTTTTTATCTCGTGGGTAGGTCCCAGAGGGATTGTAGCAGCAGGTATCGCCTCCTTATTTGGGTTACGCCTGGCACAGGAAGGAGAACCGGGAGCGGAATATATTACGCCACTGGTATTTATGATCGTTTTAGGTACGGTACTGCTAAATGCAACGACCGCACGATTGTTTGCCAAATTGGTAGGTGTGTTTCTATATAAATCTAACGGGATTTTAATGATCGGCGCCTCTAAGCTTTCTCGGATGATTGCTTTATATCTTGAAGAGAATAACCGTCATGTAGTTTTAGTTGATAGTAATAAGAACAATGTAAAAAAGGCAAAAAATTTAGGACTAGAAGCTATTGAAGCCAGTATCTATAATGATCAGTTAAAAGATAATATAGAACTAAACGATGTAGGATATTTAATGGCACTTACCGGAAATAGCGAAATCAACAAGTTTGCCATTGATAAATTTAGGGAACAATTTGGAGAAAACGGTTCGTTTCGATTGATTAGTAAAGAAGAAATGAACGATTCTACTAAGAATCCTGCCGAAGCTTTATTTTCTCATACGGATGACTATAACCGATTAGTAGATTTAACGGAAAAATATCCGGGAATACTAGAAATTAAAATAGATGACGAACAGCATTATAAGTCTTTGCTCAGTTTATCTTATGAGAATGAAGAAATGGTACCACTTTTTATAAAAGAAGGCGATAAGATTACTATTCTATCTGCTAGTAAAAAGAAAAAGTATAAAGTTAAAGTTACCGAAAATTGTTTCTTGGCTTACATAGGAAAACCTATAGATGTAGAAGATGTTCAAAGAGTAGTTACTACGGAGGTGTTAGATTCATAA